CCTTCGCGCGCCAGGGGAGGGTGTTCGGCGTCGCCCAGGCGTGCGAGGCAGCGGCCGCACCGATCACCGCGTTCCTGATCGCCCCGCTCGCCGAGTTCCTCATCATCCCGTACATGCGCGCTGAGCAGGGGCGGATGCAGTGGGGCTGGCTGCTGGGTGAGGGCGAGGCCCGCGGCATCGCCCTGATCTGCCTGTTCGCCGGCATCATCATGATGATCGTCGGCGCGCTCGCGTTCCTCACGCGCTCGTACCGCCTGCTCACCGAGCTCTATGCCCGTGCGCCGGGCGAACCCGCCGGCGGGGAGAGCGCATCGACGGCTGCTGGGCCAGCGCCCGACCCGGTCGCCGCGCGCGGAGGTCGGGTGCCGCTCGAATCAGTCGATGGCCCGCACGACGACGGGCAGGTCGCCGGTAGGCGGTGAGCGACCGGCGGATCAGAGCGCGATGACGGTGTCGTTCAGGTCGGCGGCATCCGAATCCCACAGCGATACGACGGCACGGGCCAGCGCCTCGGGTTCCAGTGCGCCCTTGGCGCGGAAGACGACGGATGCCGCGCGCAGCGGCTCACCGGCATCCCGGGCCGCCTTGGCGTAGCCCTGCGCGACCGCGCGTGCCCACGCCTCGCCGGCCGCCTTCATCGCGGCGTAGTTCGCCCCACCCGCAAGCGGACGCTCCACCACCGTCGAGGACACGATCGCGAAGCGACCGGCATCCGACGCCCTGATCGACGCGTCGAAGGCGCGGCTCGTCGCGCGCACCGCCTGCAGCGCGGGCAGCAGTGCGTCTAAGTCCGCGTCGCTCTGCCCGGCGAGACCGCCGCCGCCGCGCCAGCCGCCGACCAGCGGGATCACCGCGTCGACCGCGCCGATCCGCTCGGCCAGTGCCGCCATCTCGGTCAGCGACGAGGCATCCGCGACCTCGGTCCGCGCTCCGGCATCCGCCAGCGCGGCCAGCCGTTCAGCCGAGCGGCCCGTCGCGATCACGCGCGCGCCGGCATTCAGGAGGGCACGAGCGGTGGCCAGACCCGCGGCGCTGGTCGCGCCGGCGAGAAGGACGGTGCATCCGGATGCTGTCATGCTCGTGCTCATTCCTTCAGGCGACGGATGTCGGACGAAAAGACGGATGTCAGTCAATACACCCATTCTGCGCCGACATCCGTCGTTCGCGCCGACATCCGTCGAGCACGGGCCCGCGGTCCTGATTCGGGTGTGGCTACAGATCGGTGCCGCGGATGCCGACGGTCGACTCGATGACCGGCATCATCTTCTTGTTCAGCGTCTCGAAGAACATCGACAGCGGGAACTCGTCATCCATCACCGCGTCGGTGTAGCCCTTCGGCGCGCCGGCGAGGATCTCGTCCGACAGGCCGCGAGCCCACTGCGAGGCCGGGTGCGGGGTGAGGGTGCCGCGGACCAGCTCGTACGCCGCGAGCCAGTGCGCGATCTTCGGACGGTCGATCGAGTGCCAGTACAGGTCGTCGATCGCATCACCGAGTGCAACCACCGCGTCGGGCACGTTGTCCCAGTCGAAGGCCAGAGCCGTGTCGGTCCAGTGCAGCACGCCGCGCTGGTGCAGCCAGGCGAACAGCAGCTGACCGCCGACGGCGTCGTAGTTGCGCGTGCGGTTGCCGGTGATCGCGAAGCGGAAGATGCGATCGAAGATCACCGCGTACTGCACGAGGTGCGCGTACTCGTGCATCTCCTGCTCAGTCTCGGTGAGCATCTCGCCGGCGGCGACGCGGGCGTCGAAGGCCCGCTCGATCCTCACCGACTCGCGGAACGCCGTCATGTCGCAGCGCATCTCCTCGAGCGAGTAGAGGAAGAACGGCATCCGCTGCTTGATCATGAACGGGTCGAAGGGCAGGTCGCCGCGCATGTGCGTGCGGTCGTGGATGATGTCCCACATCACGAACGTCTTCTCGGTGACCTCCTGGTCATCGAGCATCTTCGCGGCGCGCTCGGGCAGCTCGAGGTTGGTGATCTCGGATGCCGCGCGCACGACGCGACGGTAGCGGGCGGCCTCGCGATCCTGGAAGATCGCGCCCCAGGTGAACGAGGGGATCTCGCGCATGGCGACGGTCTCGGGGAACAGCACGGCCGAGTTCGTGTCGTAGCCGGGCGTGAAGTCGACCAGGCGCAGCGAGACGAACAGCTTGTTGCCGTAGTCGCCGGACTCGAGCTCGGCGATGAACTCCGGCCAGATCGTCTCGACGATGAGGGCCTCGACGAGGCGCTCGCTGGAGCCGTTCTGCGTGTACATCGGGAACACGACGAGGTGACGGATGCCGTCGACGCGGTGCTGCTGCGGCTGGAAGGCCATCAGCGAGTCCAGGAAGTCGGGCTCGGCGAAGCCGCCGTCGGCCCAGCGCTGGAAGTCGACCACGAGCGCGTCGAGGTACTCCGCGTCGTGCGGGAAGGCGGGGGAGAGGGCGCGGATGCCGGCGATGATCGCGGCGACGTGCTGCGAGGCGGTCTCGCGGTCGGCGGCCTCGGGCACGGAGCCGTCCTTGATCTGCAGCGGGCGCAGCGCGATCGCGGCGTCCTTCAGCTGCAGCCAGGCGGCGCTGGTCTCCACGGTGGACGCATCCTCGACGACCTCAGGTTCGCCGATGATGGCCGGGTTGTGGGTGGTGATGAGGGACATCGGAGCCTCCGATCGAAAAGGTAAGCGGAAATTTTCCGGTGTAGTCCGGTTTCTACCGTTATTATTCCATTCATGGATGACTCTGTCGACCACACGATCCTCTCGGCCCTCGCCCGGGACGGGCGCGCCACGCTCGCGCAGCTGTCCGACGAGACAGGCTTGTCGACCTCCGCCGTGCAGTCGCGTCTGAAGCGCCTGGAGAGTCGGGGCGCGATCACCGGCTACCAGGCCGTGCTCGACCCCGAGGAGGTCGGCGTGCCGCTGTCGGCGTTCGTCGAGATCACGCCGCTCGATCCGGCTCAGCCCGACAACGCCCCCGAGCTGCTCGAGCACCTCGGTGCGATCGAGGCGTGCCACTCGATCGCGGGGGATGCCGCCTACATGCTGTTCGTGCGGGTGGCCACGCCGCGTGCGCTGGAGCAGCTGGTCAACGACATCCGGCTGACGGCGAACGTCAGCACCCACACCACCGTCGTCCTGCAGACGTACTACGAGCGCCGCCCCATCATCTGACCAAGCCCGTCTATTTGTGCCTTACGCGCCCCGAGAAGCGTTTTCCGCCTGCATACGGCACAAACAGACGGGCTTGGGGCATCGGCCGGGTCAGTAGGATTCTGACCGTGGCATCCAGAAGCAAGAAGAAGCGCACCAGCGGCAACCCGGCCAAGCGTCCCGTGGTCGAGGCCGGCCCCGTGACCGTCGGCGACTGGATCGGCGCCGCGCGGCTGAGGACTCTGCCGCTCGCGGTCGCGCCGGTAATCCTCGGAACCGGCGCAGCGCAGGTGACCGACCGCGAGCTGCACTGGGTGATCGCGCTCGCCTGCCTCGCCGTGGCGGTGCTGCTGCAGGTCGGCGTGAACTTCGCGAACGACTACAGCGACGGCATCCGCGGCACCGACGCCGTCCGAGTCGGACCCGCCCGGCTGACCGCATCCGGACGCGTGTCCCCCCGGCAGGTGCTGATCGCCGCGCTGATCTTCTTCGCGCTCGCCGCTGTCGCAGGTCTCGCGATCGTGATCCGCACGCAGCAGTGGTGGCTGCTCGCGGTCGGCGCCATCAGCATCGTCGCCGCCTGGTTCTACACCGGGGGCAAGCGCCCCTACGGCTACAACGCCATGGGCGAGCTGTTCGTGTTCGTCTTCTTCGGGCTGGTCGCCGTGCTCGGCACGACCTGGGTGCAGTCGTCCGCACTGCCACTCGAGGCCTGGCTCGCGGCCGTCGCCGCAGGACTGTTCGCCTGCGCCGTGCTGCTCGCGAACAATCTGCGCGACATCGACCAGGATCGCGAGGTCGGCAAGCGCACGCTCACGGTGCTGATCGGCAAGCGCGCGACGCAGATCGTGTACACGCTGTTCGCCCTGGCCCCCTTCGTCATCGCCGCGATGTTCGCCCTGCTGCTCTACCCGATCGCCTGGCTGTCGCTGCTGGTGCTGCTGGCGATCATCCCTGCGATCCTCATCGTCTGGACCTACCGCGAGCCGCGTGAACTGGTGATCGCGCTGAGCCTCACGTCGCTGTCGTCGGTCGGCTATGCGGTGCTCATCTACTGGGCGCTCGTCGCCTGATGACGCCGGAACTGTTCTCCCTCTCGGCCGAGGTCGGGCAGGAGAGCGAGGACGCCTGCGCCATCGGCGTCGGCATCGGTGTCGTCGTCGACGGGGCGGGGCTGCCCGCGTCCATGCGGAAGGGGTGCTCGCACTCGGTCGCCTGGTACGCGCGGATGCTGGCGGAGGAGCTGCGGATGCGACTGGAGTCGAGCCTCTCATCGATGACGGATGCTCTCGCCGGCGCCATCGCTGAGGTGACCGAGGCGCACGCGACCACCTGCGATCTCTCACAGGGGTCGCCCAGCGCGACGGTCGCCGCCTGGCGGATCGTCGGAGACGAGGTCGAACATCTGGTGCTCTGCGACGCCTCGGTCGTACTGATCGGAGTCGACGGGAGTGCGCGTGAGGTCACGGACGACCGGATCACGGCTGCAGTGCAGACGCGCGCCGAGTCGCTGGCGTCCGCTGCCGGTATCCCCACCGCGACAGCCGGCATGCGCTTCGCCGCGCTCGACGACGCCCGCAACGTCGAGGGCGGCTTCTGGTGCGCGCACATCGACCCGGATGCCGCACGGCATGCGCTCACCGGGCGCACTCCGATCAGTGAGCTGCGGGCCGTCGTCGCCGCCTCGGACGGTGCGACGCGCGGGTTCCAGCTCGTCGGCGCGCACACCCTGCGGGACTTCGCGGACCTCGCCGTGAACGGAGACGTCGCGCGAATCGCGGCGGAGATCCGCGCCGCGGAGGATGCTCACGGCGTGCCGCCGTTCACCAAGCCGCACGACGACATCGCGCTGGTGTCCGTCAGGTTCTGATCGTCAGAGGCCCGCGCCGACCAGCGCCTCACCGAGCGGGGTGCGCAGATGCAGCATCCGGTTCCCCTCGCGCGAGCTCGTGACCAGCCCGGCCCCGCGCAGCACGGTCAGGTGATGGGATGCCGTGGACACGGCGATCCCGGCATCCGCGGCCACCTGCGACGTGGTGCGCGCGGTGTGGGCGCGCAGCAGGATCCCGGAGCGCACCGGCCCGAGCAGCGCGCCGAGCGACATCTCGAGCTCCGCGCTGTCCCGCGCCCATCCTGCGGTCACGCCGCGCGCCGGGTAGAACAGGGTGGGCTGGGCGGGCGGCTCGGTGATCACCATGCACCCCCATGACGACATGACCGACGGCACCAGTACGAGGCCGGATTCTCTGCAGTCGACGTCTTCGCTGTGCCGGCGCAGCTGCACCCGAACCGCTCCGTCGCTCCACTGCACGGTGCGGTGCAGGCCGCCGGCCATTCGTGCGAGCTCATCGGCTGTGACCGTGCGGGCACGCACGGCGATGTCTGCGCGCAGCATCCGCTCCAGTTGCGGCCAGACCGGCGCCAGCACGGCATCCCAGACCTGCTCGCACGCCTGAGCGACCAGCGCTCGCGTGCGTTCGGGATCCTTGCGCATCCGCGACAGCGCGGCCCGCTGCGCGCCAGTGGAGCGCGCGATGCGCTTGTCCAGGTCGATCAGGATGCCTGGAATCGGCGCCGCGGCGAGCGCGGCGAACTCATCGGCCGGGGTCATGTCCCAGCGGGCATCGGCGGTCAGGAAGTCCGGCATGTAGCCGTCGGCTCCGACGACCTGCGCAAGCAGTGCCAGCGGTTCGCGCGGGACGCGGTCGCGCACCTGTCGCAGCCAGACCCACTGCAGCGGATGCTGTGCGGGGCGGAGCAGGGTGCGAACGGCGTGCGTGAGTTCGTGGCCCGGTGAGATGCCGAACCGCACTGCCTGGATGTCGCCGGGGCTCAGGCGGAAGTCGACGCGGTGATCGGGATGATCCATGCCCTCGACAGGTTGCGCCCCTCTGTTTCGATCCACATCGAAACTCTAGGGAGTCGTGCCGCGCAGCGAAAGAGTGAGAGTGCACATCGAACACAGAAGGGTACGACGATGAAGACACTGGCTGAACCGACCCGGGTCAGGGCGGCCGAGATCCCGCTGGGGACGGGGTCGAGCAGACGATTCGAAGGACGCGACCACGGGGCGGCCGTGTCGTACTTCTACATCGATAACCAGCCGGGTCAGGGATCAGGGCTGCACTGGCATCCGTATCCTGAGACCTGGGTGCTGCTCGAAGGCGAGGCGACCTTCCAGGTCGATGACCAGCTGATCCGTGCCGCGGCCGGCGACACCGTCACCGGTCCGGCGTTCGTGCCGCACCGCTACACGAACACCGGTACCGGAGCGATGCGACTGATCTGCATACACGCCTCGTCCGTGATGATCCAGACAGACCTCGACTGAACCACCATCGAACCTCCATCGAACGGAACACCTCATGTCCTTCCAGGCATACCTCGACAACATCGAGACCAAGACCGGCCTGACCCCGCGCCAGTTCATCGAACTGGCCACGGAGCGCGGCTTCGGTCCCGACACGAAGGCCACACCGATCCTTGAGTGGCTGAAGGCCGACCACGACCTCTCCCGCGGCTACGGGATGGCTCTCGTGCACGTGATCACCAAGGGCCCGCAGATCAGTGCGAAGCACGTCGGGTCGGATGGCGCCCACGCCGATCCGACCGACCGGCTGTGGCTGGACGGTAGAGCCACGAACCCCGAGAACGCCTGAGGAGGCGCACCCATGGCTGTGAAGGTCGATCTCAACATCTCTCTGGACGGCTTCGCCACGACGACCGATCAGACGCCCGAGAACCCGTTCGGCGATGACTGGCAGCGCCTGGTCGCCGCGTATGTCGGCACCCGGACGATGCGGGAGCGCGTGCTCGGCGACACCTCAGGAGCCGGCACGACGGGCATCGACGAGAAGTACGCGAGCGCTTACTTCGAGGGCACCGGCGCCGAGATCATGGGCGCGGGCATGTTCGGCCTGCACCAGAACGCCGACGACCCCGACTGGCGCGGCTGGTGGGGAGATGAGCCGCCGTTCCAGGTGCCCGTCTTCGTGCTCACGCACACAGCGCGCGCATCGATCGAGTTCGACACCGGCACGGTGTTCCACTTCATCGAGGCGTCACCGCAGGACGCACTGGCGCGAGCTGCAGAGGCGGCGGACGGCGGAGATGTGCGCGTGGGCGGCGGCGTCGACGTGGTGCGGCAGTTCCTGGCAGCGCGACTCGTCGACCGCATCCACTTCGCGGTCGCGCCGATCGTGCTCGGTCGTGGGGAGCGGATCTGGGACGGACTGCGCGGACTGGAAGCCGAGTACGAGGTCACCAGCGAGGTGGCCGAGAGCGGCGTGACGCACCTGAGCTTCCGGCGCTGACCGGCTTCCGGATGCCGACGCGGCTCACTCGGTCGCGCCGTCCTCCGCTGCCTCGTCTTCGATCTCCCCGACGGATCCGCCGCGCCGGCGCCGCTCGTAGAGCTCACGCGAACTCTGCGAGAGCGGCGTGCGCAGGAAGAGCAGCGAGATGCTCATGCCGATGAGAGCGGCGAAGAGTGCTGCGAGCCACCAGAACTCGCGGAAGATCGGGAAGAGCCACATGATCGCCAAGGGCACGAGGAACGCCAGCAGCCGCAGCACGGTGTAGACGAGGAGGGGTGGCAACTTCTTCACGCCCCAAGTCTAGGAGCGGCGATTAGGCGCCGGCTGTGCGGTGGCGATGGGTGCGGCTTCGGATGCCGTGCCCAGGCCGCTCATCGCAGGCGGACCTACACTGGAAACATGGCACGTTTCCTGATCATCGGCGGATTCCTCGCCGTTGTGTTCTGGGTCTACAGCATCGTCGACTGCGCCGTGCAGCCGGCGACGCGGCACCGGGGCGTCTCCAAGTCCGTCTGGGTGCTCATCGTCGTGCTGCTTCCCGTCATCGGCGGCATCCTCTGGTTCACCCTCGGTCGCCTGAGTCGCGGCGAGGTCGACACCGGGTACGTGGTCCCTCCGGATGATGACCCGCAGGTGCTGCGTCGCATGGGCAATGCCGAGCAGGACGCCCGCATCCGCGAGCTGGAAGAGGAGCTCGCTCGGCTCGATGACGAGTCCGACGGCGCGGATCCGCGCTCGTGACGGCGTCGCCGGCGAGTGACGCGGCGGCCGAGCTCCTCACCGAGCTGATCGGGAACGGCGTGCGCGACCTCGTGCTCTCGCCGGGGTCGCGGTCGCAGGCGATCGCTCTCGCCGCGATGGAGCTGTCGCGCAGCGGTGCACTGCGCGTGCATGTGCGCATCGATGAGCGGGTCGCAGGATTCACCGCCCTCGGGATCGCCCGCGAGACGGGTCTGCCGGTACCCGTGGTCTGCACATCGGGGACGGCGGCCGCCAATCTGCTGCCGGCCACGATGGAGGCGTTCCACTCGGGAGTGCCGCTTCTGCTGCTGACCGCCGACCGTCCGCCGGAGCTGCGCGGCGTGGGCGCGAACCAGGCCACCGTGCAGCCTGGGCTGTTCGGCGCCTTCGTGCGGATGGCTGTGGATGCCGAAGTGCCGTCGGCCGACGCAGGGGACGCGACTGTCTGGTCAGGTTTGGCTTCGCACGCGATCGAAGCGTCGCTGGGCATCGCGGGCAACGGAATCCCCGGCGTCTCGGGGCCGGTGCATCTGAACCTTCCCGCGCGCGATCCGCTGTCCGCCGCCGGTTCCGTCAGCGCCGCGCCCGGTCCCGCGCCCGCA
Above is a genomic segment from Microbacterium sp. W4I4 containing:
- a CDS encoding SDR family oxidoreductase, producing the protein MSTSMTASGCTVLLAGATSAAGLATARALLNAGARVIATGRSAERLAALADAGARTEVADASSLTEMAALAERIGAVDAVIPLVGGWRGGGGLAGQSDADLDALLPALQAVRATSRAFDASIRASDAGRFAIVSSTVVERPLAGGANYAAMKAAGEAWARAVAQGYAKAARDAGEPLRAASVVFRAKGALEPEALARAVVSLWDSDAADLNDTVIAL
- a CDS encoding DUF6421 family protein, translated to MSLITTHNPAIIGEPEVVEDASTVETSAAWLQLKDAAIALRPLQIKDGSVPEAADRETASQHVAAIIAGIRALSPAFPHDAEYLDALVVDFQRWADGGFAEPDFLDSLMAFQPQQHRVDGIRHLVVFPMYTQNGSSERLVEALIVETIWPEFIAELESGDYGNKLFVSLRLVDFTPGYDTNSAVLFPETVAMREIPSFTWGAIFQDREAARYRRVVRAASEITNLELPERAAKMLDDQEVTEKTFVMWDIIHDRTHMRGDLPFDPFMIKQRMPFFLYSLEEMRCDMTAFRESVRIERAFDARVAAGEMLTETEQEMHEYAHLVQYAVIFDRIFRFAITGNRTRNYDAVGGQLLFAWLHQRGVLHWTDTALAFDWDNVPDAVVALGDAIDDLYWHSIDRPKIAHWLAAYELVRGTLTPHPASQWARGLSDEILAGAPKGYTDAVMDDEFPLSMFFETLNKKMMPVIESTVGIRGTDL
- a CDS encoding Lrp/AsnC family transcriptional regulator; this encodes MDDSVDHTILSALARDGRATLAQLSDETGLSTSAVQSRLKRLESRGAITGYQAVLDPEEVGVPLSAFVEITPLDPAQPDNAPELLEHLGAIEACHSIAGDAAYMLFVRVATPRALEQLVNDIRLTANVSTHTTVVLQTYYERRPII
- a CDS encoding 1,4-dihydroxy-2-naphthoate polyprenyltransferase; this encodes MTVASRSKKKRTSGNPAKRPVVEAGPVTVGDWIGAARLRTLPLAVAPVILGTGAAQVTDRELHWVIALACLAVAVLLQVGVNFANDYSDGIRGTDAVRVGPARLTASGRVSPRQVLIAALIFFALAAVAGLAIVIRTQQWWLLAVGAISIVAAWFYTGGKRPYGYNAMGELFVFVFFGLVAVLGTTWVQSSALPLEAWLAAVAAGLFACAVLLANNLRDIDQDREVGKRTLTVLIGKRATQIVYTLFALAPFVIAAMFALLLYPIAWLSLLVLLAIIPAILIVWTYREPRELVIALSLTSLSSVGYAVLIYWALVA
- a CDS encoding protein phosphatase 2C domain-containing protein; protein product: MTPELFSLSAEVGQESEDACAIGVGIGVVVDGAGLPASMRKGCSHSVAWYARMLAEELRMRLESSLSSMTDALAGAIAEVTEAHATTCDLSQGSPSATVAAWRIVGDEVEHLVLCDASVVLIGVDGSAREVTDDRITAAVQTRAESLASAAGIPTATAGMRFAALDDARNVEGGFWCAHIDPDAARHALTGRTPISELRAVVAASDGATRGFQLVGAHTLRDFADLAVNGDVARIAAEIRAAEDAHGVPPFTKPHDDIALVSVRF
- a CDS encoding DUF5937 family protein → MDRNRGAQPVEGMDHPDHRVDFRLSPGDIQAVRFGISPGHELTHAVRTLLRPAQHPLQWVWLRQVRDRVPREPLALLAQVVGADGYMPDFLTADARWDMTPADEFAALAAAPIPGILIDLDKRIARSTGAQRAALSRMRKDPERTRALVAQACEQVWDAVLAPVWPQLERMLRADIAVRARTVTADELARMAGGLHRTVQWSDGAVRVQLRRHSEDVDCRESGLVLVPSVMSSWGCMVITEPPAQPTLFYPARGVTAGWARDSAELEMSLGALLGPVRSGILLRAHTARTTSQVAADAGIAVSTASHHLTVLRGAGLVTSSREGNRMLHLRTPLGEALVGAGL
- a CDS encoding cupin domain-containing protein encodes the protein MKTLAEPTRVRAAEIPLGTGSSRRFEGRDHGAAVSYFYIDNQPGQGSGLHWHPYPETWVLLEGEATFQVDDQLIRAAAGDTVTGPAFVPHRYTNTGTGAMRLICIHASSVMIQTDLD
- a CDS encoding DUF4287 domain-containing protein: MSFQAYLDNIETKTGLTPRQFIELATERGFGPDTKATPILEWLKADHDLSRGYGMALVHVITKGPQISAKHVGSDGAHADPTDRLWLDGRATNPENA
- a CDS encoding dihydrofolate reductase family protein codes for the protein MAVKVDLNISLDGFATTTDQTPENPFGDDWQRLVAAYVGTRTMRERVLGDTSGAGTTGIDEKYASAYFEGTGAEIMGAGMFGLHQNADDPDWRGWWGDEPPFQVPVFVLTHTARASIEFDTGTVFHFIEASPQDALARAAEAADGGDVRVGGGVDVVRQFLAARLVDRIHFAVAPIVLGRGERIWDGLRGLEAEYEVTSEVAESGVTHLSFRR
- a CDS encoding DUF4229 domain-containing protein, which translates into the protein MKKLPPLLVYTVLRLLAFLVPLAIMWLFPIFREFWWLAALFAALIGMSISLLFLRTPLSQSSRELYERRRRGGSVGEIEDEAAEDGATE
- a CDS encoding PLD nuclease N-terminal domain-containing protein encodes the protein MARFLIIGGFLAVVFWVYSIVDCAVQPATRHRGVSKSVWVLIVVLLPVIGGILWFTLGRLSRGEVDTGYVVPPDDDPQVLRRMGNAEQDARIRELEEELARLDDESDGADPRS